In the genome of Ostrinia nubilalis chromosome 30, ilOstNubi1.1, whole genome shotgun sequence, one region contains:
- the LOC135086224 gene encoding zinc finger protein 62 homolog: protein MSYAAAPRKLLELTGRKGVVKKRERICKEDYVPTKSRGTIKEEGPGDPDDRTKIMRQNVIQVLKNSTVMPFRWLKSSYRCFYCYEVFEEPKDLKNHQEIHASDDDKLKCMENYWETTVHVDVSSISCKLCPKTMSDFFELIDHLITVHEISFNKDIGSCMSPYKLNNISVQCAFCSQDYRTFGHLLLHMNNEHKGFSQLLCDVCGRHCRNKNHLREHKKEHINRSVTCSICGETLSSYHKLRPHMQNVHDKKYKCAACPELFETHYKRSLHMMTVHKSREEIKCQFCPKTFVFRSTMMTHLRITHLQEKNTICGVCGWRTVGKSKLKRHMSKHSNEKNFKCAVCEKAFKTKKNMVLHHRNVHEKEMQMPHGFGSLPPEIRPPIV from the exons ATGTCATATGCGGCTGCACCACGAAAACTCTTAGAATTGACAG GAAGAAAAGGTGTTGTCAAGAAAAGGGAACGTATTTGTAAAGAAGACTATGTTCCCACGAAATCTAGAGGCACTATCAAAGAGGAAGGCCCCGGCGATCCGGACGACCGGACCAAAATAATGAGGCAAAATGTCATCCAAGTACTGAAGAATTCAACCGTGATGCCGTTCAGATGGCTTAAGAGTTCCTACCGCTGTTTCTACTGTTACGAGGTCTTCGAAGAGCCGAAAGACTTAAAAAATCACCAGGAAATCCACGCTAGCGACGACGACAAACTTAAATGCATGGAAAACTACTGGGAAACCACAGTTCACGTGGACGTTTCCAGCATATCCTGCAAACTGTGCCCAAAAACTATGAGCGACTTCTTCGAGTTGATCGACCATTTGATAACAGTCCACGAAATATCTTTCAATAAGGATATTGGGAGTTGCATGAGTCCGTACAAATTGAATAACATTTCAGTGCAATGCGCGTTCTGTAGTCAGGATTACCGGACCTTTGGCCATTTGTTGCTGCACATGAATAATGAGCATAAAGGCTTCTCCCAGCTACTATGCGACGTGTGCGGTCGGCATtgtagaaacaaaaaccacttgagAGAGCATAAGAAAGAGCACATCAACAGATCCGTCACTTGTTCTATCTGTGGAGAGACGTTGAGCAGCTACCACAAGCTCCGACCCCATATGCAAAACGTCCATGACAAGAAATACAAGTGTGCAGCGTGTCCTGAGCTATTTGAGACACATTATAAAAGATCCTTACACATGATGACGGTTCACAAGAGTCGGGAAGAGATCAAGTGCCAGTTCTGTCCGAAAACATTCGTTTTTAGGAGCACAATGATGACGCATCTAAGGATAACGCATTTGCAGGAGAAGAACACAATTTGCGGAGTGTGTGGATGGAGAACTGTAggaaaaagtaaattaaagagACACATGTCGAAGCATAGCAACGAGAAGAATTTCAAGTGTGCTGTGTGCGAAAAAGCGTTCAAAACAAAGAAGAATATGGTGCTCCACCACAGAAATGTTCATGAGAAAGAAATGCAAATGCCTCACGGATTTGGCAGCCTACCGCCGGAGATTCGACCGCCAATTGTCTAA